In Cicer arietinum cultivar CDC Frontier isolate Library 1 chromosome 7, Cicar.CDCFrontier_v2.0, whole genome shotgun sequence, the genomic window TTGTAATCATAACCATTCTTGCCACTTATTAACTGGCATATTGGTAATTAACATTCAAAATTACAAGCATCAATGACAGGACAACATGGCTAAATCACATTCAAATCAAAAACAAAAGCTTCACCGGCGAGAAATCGGCTCCCACTTCTTAAAGGAGTTAGCTACCTGAATGtggaaattattttttgactaaaatCTATAGTAAATAATCATGATAAGAAGTAGTACTTTGTAAGGAAATGTTTTCAATGCCAAACATTTTAAGGCATGTTTTTCAGGAAATATTTACAAACAGTATGTTACTCTGCCCATGAAACAAATTAAACCTGAAAAAGATATACAAAACACGATGTCTCAAAAGCTTAAGAAATCCCGGTGGACATGCACAAGTCTGTGCAAACACTTCCCAGTTTATAAGGGTAGTAAAAACATATTACCTTCTTATAGAAAAAGGTAttgaaaaaatgacatttcagaAACTTCTGCTGCTCTCTGCTCTCCCGCTCTTTCAACAACTCAAGGTATAAGTTTATCACCTGCAAAGGTAAGGCACAACATAACTGAATTTCATGGTGCAACAATTTCAAAtcatgatataattaaatacCAAATTCTTTTCTTCCTCAGAAATTCAACAAATGTTGAACAAACAAGATCAGCACATCACCTCATCGTTTAACCATGCACCCGGCCTAAGGCACCGAAACATTTCGCCTGATATCTCAATATTGGATTTCTCATGAGAAACCAAGACCTTCTTCCTATAGAAACAATCCCACAATCAGATATGGTACAGCTTAAACATTTCTAAACAGCGCACAGGCAAATTTTCAAAGCATACCAGTTGGCTTTAAAGGCTCGTGCAACCTCAACTTCTTCGTCTTCTGTAAGAGGAACAAAAGGTTCTCGGGGCACTTCCTGAAAGCCATAGTCAGACTCACCAAGATTTACAATGCTTCTTAAGCCTTAATAACACTGGCATTTGCATAGACAAATAGATACAGACACATCTATACATGTGtgcatatacatatatatccATTATTGATTGTGTGTGTAAACATGCTTGTGTGGGCAATTTAATAAGTTTTTACCTCTACTAGTTCCTTCTTTGGACGCAACTCAAACGCGGATCTACGCTTCTCATTAAGCTGAATTTCATATCGCAACCTACCAATTGTATCTTTTCGCTTATTAACAGCCTGAAGCAACTTCTTGTAGGCACGAATACTTGAAATATCATGCTTCGGACTTAGAGACAAAGTATCAAACATCTCCACAGCATCAACGACATTCAATTTACCATTACTCAACTCAGAAACGGCAGACGAAATTGACTGTTTTTGAATTTCACCGTGAACTACATCAACCTTAGTATCCAAATGAACCGTCTCATTCTCCTTCAACTTGTGGTCCTTCACCGGGGTTCGCACTTCTTGCACATCTTCGACATTTGAATCTTCCGAAACAACAACAACCTTGTGATTAtctttttcctttccttttcctcGCAAAGCAACTGTAGCTAATGCAGAATGTTTTGCTTTCTGGTATTTTTCGTTCAACAAGTTTCCCTTACTTCTAGCAATGAAGCTTGATTCCGATGATCTGGAATTCGTCGAATAATCGAATTTACGTGGTCTACATGGAGCGTGAACTTCCCTGTGAAAAGGTTGCTTGGTTTCAGGGTAACGGGAAACTCTGGAAACAGTGGCATTGGTAGTTTTGGATGATGGTGATGGCGTGTGAGACATGGCTGTTGGTACTTTCTGTCTTTTGAATCGCGAAGAATTGGGAGATTGATGGTTGTGATTGACGGAGAGCCACCGATGGGGGCGTTTTCCGGTGATAGATGTTACAATAGCCATTGAAGTGTAGAAAAGGAAGATTccattaaagaaaaaattgggAAATTTGGTGAAACAAAACCCTaaatgccttttttttttttggagagtAGAAAGGTGGAAATTAGAAGGAGAAATGAAATTGCTAAGTTCCCgcgttaaataaaataaaattcaaacaaaacaaaacaaacggATTAAGCTGCTGCTGATACTGGATATTGAATCGTAGATAGTATTAATATGGATGTTTAACGTTGATTAACCTCCGGGCCAGTTCAGTTCCACTACTTCCGAGTGTAGTTGGCAAAACGAACTATCCTGTCGCGAGAGGGCCCCTACGTAATTTAATGACTTTTGTTATTATGCGAATACTCAATTTTAAGAGAATAGAGTATTCCAAATTTGTAGTCTATGCTACAAGTTTACTGTACACATATCcataaaaaaatgttcaaagattgtgtcgatttgaaaaataaataggTGGTGAgcgtttttgaaatttgaaaagaaatagAGAAAGGTTATTAAGGTagagattttaaatatttgagaatataagagagaaaaatatgagAGGATTTATTCTTGTACTGAAGTGACTTCCATTTTGAGATGTCACATgtatattttaaagataaaaatattaaacatgcataattttaAACATCAACAAAATCGTTTACTCGAATTAAAATtgtttacaaattatttaaccataattattaattatttcgTGACAGTTTTTGAACAAATagacattttcattttttgtcgTTAGACACTTATATATTTAAAGagaaatttaaattgataaaataactttttttcttttaaaattaaacagaatataatatataatatatttttaataataaataaaattaattcacatATTATATGATcgtatattatattattttataaaatctcaaatatatatatatatatatatatatatatttatatatatatatttaacctCCTGCCAAAAAATTTCTCTCGAAAATGTTATGtacattgttttttaattttttttttgttaaattataaaatgttaccGGTTTTTAGTAGTTAGTTTGTCGATAAGAATAATTGAACTAATAACTTCTTAATACTCTAAGTTTTCTGTCATTCCTTCACATCATCAAATCTCTTTATCattgtttttaatttgtattataaatttttttctcgtCTAACTTTAGCATGTGATTCATTGatgatttaaatatgtatttgatctttataaatatattattttttaatttttgtaaatttttttatttgaatttaattcttGTAAACTCAAAAAcgattttattttagtctttaatgtcaaatcaatattaaaagaataaaaaaaatttaaaaatcctaaatccttcttttattgtgtatttatattttctttataaaatattattaattaataaatgattaataaataaatttattaaattaataatataaaatattttattgtttattgtcTTTCGCTACGCAAACTGAATAGTGGTTATGTGTCAAAAATGTACCCAACTACTAATTAACACTTTATTAGTTAATACACACGATAAAGCAGATGATTATATATAGatttaaaatggattttttttttctttcagtaATGAATTTACAGCAATGATAAGTTTCACCTAGACATGTGTTAACTTCACTATTATTTCTAGTCACATCTTTTTTGGGCATcgttaagtaaataaaaatgtagTATAAAGTAATAAAGCAAATGGactttatattataattagtataaattaaaaaataattgagttCTGTTATGTAAAAagtaatgataaaattatttttacacgGAAATAAAGTTGAAAATGAATCACATTGGAGATAAGTTATATCTCAACCCATTTTATTTTACACTACATTAGGAAGGTTTACAAATTCAAAACTAAGGATTTGTTAGGTGACATGAAAATTTTCTGCTTTCACTTCCATTATTctatttattactataatataaaacaattacCTCTATAACGTGCTAGATTATTTTTTACTACTAGTTTTACTACTGCAAAATTGTCCCCTTGTAATTCTATGTTTCTTGATCCCAATGATGATTTCTACAGAAATCGgtgaaaatataagaaaataagaaaacagtttggtaacaaaaaaataaaacatagtaACAATTTAACAAATCAGTAAAGTGATTTTCGAAGATAATCCATTTGAAAAACACCTGCCATCAGAGTGTTCTAAACTTTCTGAACTCGATTtctattcatataaaaaatttgagaaacaACTACGATACTTCATAGTG contains:
- the LOC101494627 gene encoding ubiquitin-like-specific protease ESD4 — translated: MAIVTSITGKRPHRWLSVNHNHQSPNSSRFKRQKVPTAMSHTPSPSSKTTNATVSRVSRYPETKQPFHREVHAPCRPRKFDYSTNSRSSESSFIARSKGNLLNEKYQKAKHSALATVALRGKGKEKDNHKVVVVSEDSNVEDVQEVRTPVKDHKLKENETVHLDTKVDVVHGEIQKQSISSAVSELSNGKLNVVDAVEMFDTLSLSPKHDISSIRAYKKLLQAVNKRKDTIGRLRYEIQLNEKRRSAFELRPKKELVEEVPREPFVPLTEDEEVEVARAFKANWKKVLVSHEKSNIEISGEMFRCLRPGAWLNDEVINLYLELLKERESREQQKFLKCHFFNTFFYKKLISGKNGYDYKSVKRWTTQKKLGYGLHECDKIFVPIHQEIHWCLAVINKKEKKFQYLDSLKGIDTQVLEVLARYFVDEVKDKTGEDIDVSYWEKEFVEDLPEQKNGYDCGVFMIKYTDFYSRSLRLCFNQEHMPYFRHRTAKEILRLKAD